The genomic DNA TCTCCCAGTTTTGTGCCACCTTTGAACCCCTGCTGGGGGCTACCATGGTGAAGTCTAAGTAGACTGGGAGAACTCTACGACCAGAAGAGCATAGGAAAGGAGTTGTCATCTGGATGAGCAGGGTTCGATACCCACTGTGGCAGCATCCTCGGCTTACTCAGCATCCAACCACTTGTTGCTGCTACCTGCATCAGTACTCTGGGTTCTATACTGTTAAAATGCTAACCCTGCACATTCATCCAACTTCTCCTCCTTTTGTGACAAATGCCTACCTCCACTGATCACAAGTCTGACCAGTTAATCATTCAGTTATGGGTCTCATCTGTTCCTTCTCACTTATCCtaaatttttttaaagctctggTCCTTCTCTAGATCATTGCAAACTCTTCCCTTTCCTAAATGCATTGCAGAGCATTATCTTGTAACTTTTCTATGAATTTAGATTTTTAGGcctgtttttgttcctgtgcTCCTGTACCTGTTCATGTAAATCTGCCTACCTGCTCTGCCTGAGTCATGTGTTTCTGCCTGTTTGTTTCCCTTACCTGAATTGTGTATTTCCCCAGTCTGTGCAATAATCTTGACTTGCGCATACGGTACATTTAGCCTCCTGGGACCTTCCATCCAgttattaaatgaaatatttaattatttagcaATATCATCAGTCAGCAATATCCCAACTAAAATTCTCTCATTTTGACTGTATGTCAGATATCataatcctttcttttttttatgctgtggGTGTTTCCACCTATGCTATATAAAGAATGTAAAGATGCAAGTGTAGGTCATACCTACAGATTCAAGTTTTCAACAAGGATGAGTTGTCTGTAAGATGTGATTTTGTGTCTGAGTAAGATATATTTAtagtttttatttgtaattttataatTGTACTCCTCCACATTCCATTACATGgggtattattattactattactagtagtagtagtagtagtggagATCATAGCATTATCAGGAATAGCATTTAAATAATTTGATCATTAAGGCACTACTATAATTGAGCACTATTATAATTGTCCTATTGAAATGTTAGATGTAAGacaattaaatatttgttttacttgAAACAATCTCttgaaatacaatttttttttttacttttcacaaAAGGTCACTTTTAATTAAAGTAAGGTCTTTTTAATTCTGCCTTCTACCTTAGGTAGAATTCTTTAAAAAGAATTTGATTCAGGGAATCAgctcatattttattttctttgattttgatTTACAGAATACACATAGTAATTTTGTCTTGCctcaggtaaaaaaaatcacaagagTTGATGAAGAACACAGACCTGAATCAGACTGGTGAGATGGcagctgtgttgttctgtttccCTCATCTGCAAAACTCCTGCCCTCGAACTCTCAGATTGTCTGTTATAAGGGTGGCTATGTACGCCTTCATGCTGACCACCattctaatgactgtgtgtggaaaCCTTCTGGTCATAATTGCTATATCACATTTCAAACAACTACACAGTCCCACTAATTTCATCCTTATATCCTTGGCCTTGGTTGATTGTTGTTTAGGCTGCTTTGTTATGCCTTTCAGTATGTTGAGAACAGTTGAAGGATGCTGGTACTTGGGGAAACATTTCTGTAGAGTCCATTCCAGTCTAGACATTATGTTCTCTACAGTATCTATATTGCATCTGTGTTTGGTTTCAATTGACAGATACCGGGCCATCTGTCATCCTTTGCAATACAAGACAAATGTTTCTACCCTCAACGTGATCATATATATAGTTGTCATCTGGTTGACTGCATCTACTTTCAGTTTTGGGCTTGTGTTCTCAGAGGTAACTACGGAGAATTTCAAGACACTTGTACTACTGGATTCTTGCATTGgtagctgtgttttcatttgtggtAAACAATGTGGGATCACCGTTTTTCTTGTAGCTTTCTTCATTCCAGGAACTGTAATGTCCTGTTTATATATTAAGATCTTTCATGTTGCTAGAAAACATGCCAGGGTCATTTCTGACAGAATGGCCACAGTTGCTTGTCATGAATTAAAGAACAGAgtatcagagcagagagagaggaaggctgCTAAAACGTTGGCAatagtaatgtgtgtttttctgctatgCTGGGTCCCCTTCCTCTGTGCTTCTCTTGTTGATCCATTCCTGAACTTTGTTACACCTGTTGATGTTTTTGAGGCCCTCTTCTGGTTTGGTTACTTTAATTCTACATGCAACCCTGTAATCTATGCCTTCTTCTATCTGCACTTTCGAAAGGCATTTAAAATTATTATAGCAAAGATTTTTGGCCTCAAGATTACCTCTACTACTTTGTTCTCTTCATGATCACACTTTCACCACCTTCACACCATCTTTATTCAAAAAGAGTGAGCTAGataaaaaatcagaaataaattCTGATAAATTATGCCTCTTAGAGCTATTTGGAGAGATCAGTGAGAGAGATTATTTACTCTAAATTACagaaaataagcaaaaaaggcAAGGGAATATGAAATTAAAGTGGATAATTTGAAGATCACATCTTTCCAATCTTGTTCCATTTCTGACCTTGTCTTTTTCAAATTTCCTCTTGTGGTCTCTATTTTGGAGAGCACACTCAAATGTGCATAGGTGGCCTAAAATGGCTTAAAATGCTGTTGCTTGGGTATTGTTATGGGGATATACACCATGGGTGTGTAactctgttattgtttttgccTCATCTGGTTTTTACTGATGATTCATCTCTTTTGCTGTCATTTAGacattttctcttgtttgatAAATAAACTAGGCAGGCATGTCAGGTATGGCAGCGGCTTGCATAGACCCACAACAATACAAGCCTAAGTGGTACTGCAAAAGGAAGCAAAACATTCTgaggtttaaaaaatgttccatCCTCCCCCTCTTACTTACATCCAAAAGAATATAATCACTTTTTTATATGATGCAACTTTACTCACAGACTCCtttatttctgcttttgttctaTATATcatttaatgaaaacagaaaattttGTAGTCCTTGTACAAATTTTGTCCACCAGAtttataattaaattaaaacactgagcacaaataatgtttttattattattggatGACTGTTGGGTCTCATGATCAAAAACAGTGCACTCAGAGTCAGaatgaggaagaaaaggaaagaggagcTCTGAATAAGGTATGCCCCTTAGAGCAACTTGGAGAGATTACTGAGAGAGACATGACATTCTGATGTAGACAACCTTTATGCTGACAATTATCTCTTTAAGGTGAAATTAAACCAGACAAACTGAGGGCCACTTATGAGATTCATATCACACATCAGTGTCAGTAAGCACACCATGTGTCATGAAAAGGAACTAAGACATAATTCTTTCATGCTCtttctcatttaaacaaaaatgtctgtgcatttcatttcagtttc from Chanos chanos chromosome 8, fChaCha1.1, whole genome shotgun sequence includes the following:
- the LOC115818300 gene encoding trace amine-associated receptor 4-like, which gives rise to MKNTDLNQTGEMAAVLFCFPHLQNSCPRTLRLSVIRVAMYAFMLTTILMTVCGNLLVIIAISHFKQLHSPTNFILISLALVDCCLGCFVMPFSMLRTVEGCWYLGKHFCRVHSSLDIMFSTVSILHLCLVSIDRYRAICHPLQYKTNVSTLNVIIYIVVIWLTASTFSFGLVFSEVTTENFKTLVLLDSCIGSCVFICGKQCGITVFLVAFFIPGTVMSCLYIKIFHVARKHARVISDRMATVACHELKNRVSEQRERKAAKTLAIVMCVFLLCWVPFLCASLVDPFLNFVTPVDVFEALFWFGYFNSTCNPVIYAFFYLHFRKAFKIIIAKIFGLKITSTTLFSS